A genomic stretch from Petrimonas mucosa includes:
- a CDS encoding adenosylcobalamin-dependent ribonucleoside-diphosphate reductase: MRKKIYTFDEAYSATLEYFKGDELAAKVWVSKYALKDSEGRIYEKTPEDMHWRLANEVGRIERKYANPLSEKELFDLFDRFRYIIPQGSPMTGIGNEFQVASLSNCFVIGMGKNADSYGAIIRIDEEQVQLMKRRGGVGHDLSHIRPKGSPVKNSALTSTGLVPFMERYSNSTREVAQDGRRGALMLSVSIKHPDAEDFIDAKLEQGKVTGANISVKIDDDFMKAVKEGTVYRQQYPIDSDKPKYVKDIDAKKLWEKIVHNAWRSAEPGVLFWDTIIRESVPDCYADLGFQTVSTNPCGEIPLCPYDSCRLLAINLYSYVVNPFKKDAYFDFDLFAKHVRLAQRIMDDIIDLESEKIDQILEKIDSDPESEEVKSAERHLWEKIRRKTLEGRRTGVGITAEGDMLAALGIRYGSEEGNDFSEKVHKVVALNAYASSVELAKERGAFEVYDAEREKNNPFINRLKNEDPKLYEKMVKYGRRNIACLTIAPTGTTSLMSQTTSGIEPVFMPVYKRRRKVNPSDKDVKIDFVDENGDSWEEYVVFHHKFVDWMVANGYPTTKKYTNEEIDELVAKSPYYKATSNDVDWLMKVRMQGRVQKWVDHSISVTINLPSDVTEELVGELYMEAWKSGCKGCTVYRDGSRSGVLITNDNKEEEKRNNNEDCYELPPVVTSRPTELDADVIKFQNNKEKWIAFIGLLNGRPYEIFTGLNDEDDGIILPKNVTSGKIIKAYDSDGRKHYDFQFQNRKGYKVTIEGLDGKFNPEYWNYAKLISGVLRYGMPIDQVIKLVSGLELDSETINTWKNGVERALKRYLPNETEAKGQKCPVCGVESLVFEEGCLKCRNCGASKCG; this comes from the coding sequence ATGAGAAAAAAGATTTATACTTTCGACGAGGCCTATAGTGCAACGTTGGAGTATTTTAAAGGAGACGAACTTGCTGCAAAGGTTTGGGTCAGCAAGTACGCCTTGAAGGACAGTGAGGGCAGGATCTACGAGAAAACACCCGAGGATATGCATTGGCGACTGGCCAACGAAGTGGGCAGAATTGAAAGGAAGTATGCCAATCCGTTGAGCGAGAAGGAACTGTTTGATCTGTTTGACCGTTTCAGGTATATCATTCCTCAGGGCAGTCCAATGACTGGGATCGGGAATGAGTTCCAGGTAGCATCTCTCTCGAACTGCTTTGTGATAGGTATGGGTAAAAACGCCGATTCATACGGGGCGATCATCCGTATCGACGAGGAGCAGGTCCAGTTGATGAAGCGGCGCGGCGGAGTGGGACACGACCTGTCTCACATCCGTCCCAAGGGTTCACCCGTAAAGAATTCCGCGCTAACCTCCACGGGGCTGGTTCCCTTTATGGAGCGCTACTCCAACTCCACCCGTGAGGTGGCTCAGGATGGCAGGCGCGGGGCACTGATGTTGAGTGTCTCCATCAAGCACCCCGATGCGGAGGACTTTATCGACGCAAAGCTGGAACAGGGAAAAGTTACCGGAGCCAATATATCGGTTAAGATCGACGATGACTTCATGAAGGCGGTCAAGGAGGGCACGGTTTACCGTCAGCAGTACCCCATCGACTCGGATAAACCGAAGTATGTCAAGGATATCGATGCCAAAAAGCTCTGGGAGAAGATCGTACACAACGCCTGGCGTTCGGCTGAACCTGGCGTACTCTTCTGGGATACGATCATCCGTGAATCGGTTCCCGATTGTTATGCCGATCTGGGTTTCCAGACGGTATCGACCAACCCCTGCGGTGAAATCCCGCTGTGTCCTTACGACAGTTGCCGTCTGCTGGCAATCAACCTCTACTCATACGTGGTGAATCCGTTCAAAAAGGATGCCTATTTCGATTTTGATCTTTTCGCAAAACATGTCCGCCTGGCACAGCGCATCATGGACGACATCATCGACCTGGAGTCGGAGAAGATCGACCAGATCCTGGAGAAGATCGACAGCGATCCCGAATCGGAAGAGGTGAAGTCGGCCGAACGCCACCTGTGGGAGAAGATTCGCAGGAAGACGCTCGAGGGCCGCCGTACAGGAGTAGGCATTACTGCCGAAGGCGATATGCTGGCCGCCCTAGGAATCCGTTACGGATCTGAAGAGGGTAACGATTTCTCGGAAAAGGTACACAAGGTGGTGGCACTCAATGCATATGCCTCTTCGGTGGAGTTGGCGAAAGAGCGCGGAGCGTTTGAAGTATACGATGCCGAGAGGGAGAAGAACAATCCGTTCATCAACAGGTTGAAGAACGAAGATCCCAAACTCTACGAGAAGATGGTGAAATATGGCCGTCGCAACATTGCCTGTCTGACGATTGCTCCAACGGGGACAACCAGTCTGATGTCGCAAACCACCTCGGGTATCGAGCCAGTCTTCATGCCGGTATACAAACGTCGGCGCAAGGTAAATCCCAGCGACAAGGATGTGAAGATCGACTTTGTAGATGAAAACGGCGATTCCTGGGAAGAGTATGTGGTTTTCCACCACAAGTTTGTGGACTGGATGGTGGCGAACGGCTATCCTACCACGAAGAAATATACCAACGAGGAGATCGATGAGCTGGTGGCAAAATCACCATACTACAAGGCTACCTCAAACGATGTGGACTGGCTCATGAAGGTGCGAATGCAGGGGCGTGTGCAGAAATGGGTGGATCACAGCATCAGTGTGACCATCAATCTGCCCTCAGACGTGACCGAGGAACTTGTGGGCGAACTCTACATGGAGGCATGGAAGAGTGGCTGTAAAGGGTGTACGGTCTATCGCGACGGCTCCCGTTCTGGCGTGCTGATCACAAATGACAATAAGGAGGAGGAGAAGAGAAACAACAACGAGGATTGTTACGAGCTGCCACCGGTGGTCACCTCCCGTCCGACCGAGCTGGATGCCGATGTGATCAAGTTCCAGAACAACAAGGAGAAGTGGATAGCCTTCATCGGACTGCTCAACGGCAGGCCCTACGAGATCTTTACCGGTCTCAACGACGAGGACGATGGCATTATTCTGCCCAAGAATGTCACCTCAGGAAAGATCATCAAGGCGTACGACAGCGACGGACGTAAACATTACGACTTCCAGTTCCAGAACCGCAAGGGCTACAAAGTGACCATCGAAGGACTGGACGGAAAGTTCAATCCCGAATACTGGAATTACGCCAAACTGATTTCGGGCGTGTTGCGCTACGGTATGCCGATCGACCAGGTGATCAAGCTGGTGTCGGGCCTCGAGCTGGACAGCGAGACCATCAACACCTGGAAGAACGGTGTGGAGCGTGCGTTGAAGCGTTATCTGCCCAACGAAACCGAAGCCAAGGGTCAGAAGTGCCCCGTCTGCGGAGTAGAGTCGCTGGTCTTCGAGGAGGGGTGTCTCAAGTGCCGCAACTGCGGAGCTTCGAAGTGCGGATAG
- the speA gene encoding biosynthetic arginine decarboxylase: MRKWRIEDSEELYNIDGWGNGYFSINEKGNVQVTPRKSSGGAVDLNDLMRELYLRDVSAPVLVRFPQILDNRIEKISTCFEIAAKEYGYASQNYIVYPIKVNQMRQVVEEIVTYGKRFNIGLEAGSKPELHAVLAINTSENSIIICNGYKDESYIELALLAKKMGKEVFIVIEKLNELELTIEISKRLKVKPNIGIRIKLASSGSGKWEESGGDGSKFGLNSSELLVALDLLKKHKMTDCFRLIHFHIGSQITKIRRVKTALREASQFYVQLHLLGFNVEFVDIGGGLGVDYDGTRSSYSENSINYSIQEYVNDSIFSFVDAANKNEIPHPKIITESGRALTAHHSVLIFEVLETATLPEWKEDVEIQENDHELVKELYKIWDNLTQTRMLEAWHDAQQIREESLDLFSLGLLDLKTRAQVEQLYFSIIREINITINRSKHAPEELRQLSSLLPDKYFCNFSLFQSLPDSWAIDQVFPIIPIHRLDEKPERTATLQDITCDSDGKIASYTAQGGFHRSFIPVHTLKKNEPYYIGVFLVGAYQEILGDLHNLFGDTNVVHVVTDENSGYKIEQVIDGETVAEVLEYAQYNAKKLVRTVETWVMSSVKKGQISVEEGKEFLSNYRSGLYGYTYLE, translated from the coding sequence ATGAGAAAATGGCGCATTGAGGATTCGGAAGAACTGTACAATATTGACGGTTGGGGAAACGGATACTTCTCAATTAATGAAAAGGGGAACGTGCAGGTAACTCCCCGCAAATCGTCGGGAGGGGCTGTTGATTTGAATGATCTGATGCGTGAGCTCTATCTCCGCGACGTTTCAGCTCCCGTTCTGGTACGGTTTCCGCAAATTCTGGACAACCGGATCGAAAAGATCTCGACCTGTTTTGAGATTGCAGCAAAAGAGTATGGCTATGCCTCGCAGAATTACATTGTCTATCCCATCAAGGTTAACCAGATGCGTCAGGTGGTTGAAGAGATCGTGACGTACGGGAAACGGTTCAACATAGGTCTTGAGGCTGGCTCCAAACCTGAACTCCATGCTGTTCTTGCCATCAACACCAGCGAGAACTCCATCATCATCTGCAATGGCTATAAGGATGAAAGCTACATCGAACTGGCCTTGCTGGCGAAAAAGATGGGGAAAGAGGTTTTTATCGTGATTGAGAAGCTGAATGAACTTGAACTTACCATTGAGATATCCAAGCGACTGAAAGTCAAGCCCAACATCGGTATCCGTATCAAGCTAGCCAGTTCCGGAAGCGGGAAATGGGAAGAGTCGGGCGGCGATGGAAGCAAGTTCGGATTGAACTCCAGCGAACTGCTCGTGGCACTCGATCTGCTCAAGAAGCACAAGATGACCGACTGTTTCCGGTTGATCCATTTCCATATCGGTAGCCAGATCACAAAGATACGCCGAGTGAAGACCGCCTTGCGGGAAGCATCGCAGTTCTATGTCCAGCTTCACCTGCTGGGATTCAACGTGGAGTTTGTGGATATCGGCGGCGGACTGGGCGTCGATTACGATGGAACACGATCTTCATACAGCGAGAACAGTATCAACTACTCCATCCAGGAGTATGTGAACGACTCGATCTTCTCGTTTGTGGATGCTGCAAACAAGAATGAGATACCACACCCCAAAATCATTACCGAATCGGGTCGGGCTCTCACGGCACACCATTCGGTACTTATCTTCGAGGTGCTCGAGACGGCCACACTCCCCGAATGGAAAGAGGATGTGGAGATCCAGGAGAATGACCATGAGCTGGTAAAAGAGCTGTACAAGATCTGGGACAACCTCACTCAGACGCGAATGTTGGAGGCGTGGCACGATGCACAGCAGATCCGCGAGGAGTCGCTAGACCTCTTCAGCCTTGGATTGCTCGACCTGAAGACCAGGGCACAGGTGGAACAGCTCTATTTCTCGATTATCCGGGAGATCAACATCACCATCAACCGGTCGAAACATGCACCTGAAGAGCTTCGCCAGCTCTCGTCGCTGCTGCCCGACAAATATTTCTGTAATTTTTCGTTGTTCCAGTCTCTGCCCGACTCGTGGGCAATCGACCAGGTATTTCCCATCATCCCCATTCACCGGCTGGACGAAAAGCCGGAGAGGACGGCTACCCTACAGGATATCACCTGCGATTCCGACGGAAAGATTGCCAGTTACACGGCACAGGGCGGCTTCCATCGATCGTTCATCCCGGTCCATACGCTCAAAAAAAACGAGCCCTACTACATCGGGGTATTCCTGGTGGGAGCATACCAGGAGATATTGGGCGACCTGCACAACCTGTTTGGTGACACCAATGTCGTTCACGTCGTGACGGATGAAAACAGCGGATACAAAATCGAGCAGGTAATCGACGGCGAGACAGTTGCCGAAGTGCTGGAATATGCACAGTACAACGCCAAGAAGCTGGTTCGTACGGTTGAGACGTGGGTAATGAGTTCGGTGAAGAAGGGTCAAATATCGGTGGAAGAGGGAAAAGAGTTCCTGTCGAACTACCGTTCAGGACTGTACGGATATACCTATCTGGAGTAA
- the nadD gene encoding nicotinate (nicotinamide) nucleotide adenylyltransferase, with protein MKKKQVGIFSGSFNPVHTGHLILANYLLEFTSLDEIWLVVSPHNPIKEADSLLDEKIRLEMARLAVEEFDRLLVSDIEFCMPKPSYTIDTLTRLRSENPDVEFTLVIGSDNWRKFPRWKEHQRLIEEFRILIYPRPGEEVGADRPLPENVQLIDAPIVEISSTFIRESIRMGKNMRAFLPAQVYDYILSNGLYR; from the coding sequence ATGAAGAAAAAGCAGGTCGGCATCTTTTCAGGCTCCTTTAATCCGGTTCATACAGGCCACTTGATACTGGCAAACTATCTTTTGGAGTTTACCAGTCTCGACGAGATCTGGCTCGTGGTCTCCCCGCATAATCCAATTAAAGAGGCAGACAGCCTGCTGGATGAGAAGATCAGGCTGGAGATGGCGAGACTGGCGGTAGAGGAGTTCGACCGCCTGCTGGTTTCGGATATCGAGTTCTGCATGCCGAAGCCTTCCTATACCATCGATACGTTGACAAGATTAAGGAGTGAGAACCCGGATGTGGAGTTCACGCTTGTTATTGGCAGCGATAACTGGAGGAAATTCCCCCGGTGGAAAGAGCACCAACGGTTGATAGAGGAGTTCAGGATCCTGATCTATCCCCGACCGGGAGAGGAGGTGGGAGCAGACAGGCCGCTTCCGGAGAATGTACAGTTGATAGACGCCCCTATAGTGGAGATCTCTTCAACATTCATCCGTGAGAGCATACGGATGGGAAAAAACATGCGGGCATTTCTGCCCGCACAGGTGTATGATTATATCTTGTCCAACGGACTCTACCGGTGA
- a CDS encoding GlsB/YeaQ/YmgE family stress response membrane protein translates to MSWLWFIIVGAVSGWLAGNIMRGGGFGLLMNIVVGVIGALIGGWVFDLLGIGVGNGLIGSLITALVGAILLLWIISLLKRK, encoded by the coding sequence ATGAGTTGGTTGTGGTTTATCATCGTCGGAGCAGTATCGGGCTGGCTCGCGGGAAACATTATGCGTGGAGGCGGCTTCGGGTTGCTGATGAATATCGTAGTAGGCGTTATCGGCGCACTTATCGGCGGCTGGGTCTTCGACCTGCTGGGAATAGGCGTGGGCAATGGATTGATCGGAAGCCTGATAACCGCATTGGTAGGAGCAATTCTTCTGCTTTGGATAATTTCCCTCTTGAAACGGAAGTAG
- the nspC gene encoding carboxynorspermidine decarboxylase, whose protein sequence is MIDLSKIPSPCYVMEEQLLRNNLQLIKSVEERAGVTVILAFKAFALWKSFPIVREYIAHSTASSVAEAQLAFEEMGSPAHTYAPSYTDADFPHFLKYSSHITFNSLAQFHRFYPQVMASPGTIKCGIRINPEFSVVETDLYNPSMPGSRLGVTAKNMGNTLPEGVTGLHLHNLCESNSYDLEKTLEVVEQKFGHFLTRVEWLNLGGGHLMTHKDYDVEHLIGLLLRFREKYPNLEIILEPGSAFTWQTGVLVADVADIVENDGILTAMLNVSFACHMPDCLEMPYKPRIRGAYHEPVPGKPTYRMGGNSCLSGDFMGDWSFDEPLKVGDKVVFEDMIHYTIVKTTMFNGVSHPSIGLWTKENEFLLYRRFGYEDYKNRMS, encoded by the coding sequence ATGATCGATCTCAGTAAAATTCCTTCCCCATGCTATGTGATGGAAGAGCAGTTGCTGCGCAACAACCTGCAACTGATAAAATCGGTAGAAGAGCGGGCGGGGGTGACCGTCATACTTGCATTCAAGGCGTTTGCCCTCTGGAAGTCATTTCCCATCGTAAGGGAGTACATTGCCCACTCCACGGCAAGTTCGGTGGCGGAGGCACAACTGGCTTTCGAAGAGATGGGGAGCCCTGCCCACACCTATGCACCATCCTATACCGATGCCGATTTTCCGCACTTTCTGAAATACAGCAGCCATATCACTTTCAATTCGCTGGCCCAGTTTCATCGGTTTTATCCGCAAGTGATGGCTTCACCCGGAACAATCAAATGCGGAATCCGTATCAACCCGGAATTTTCAGTAGTGGAGACCGACCTCTACAATCCCAGCATGCCCGGTTCACGTCTCGGTGTTACGGCAAAAAACATGGGGAATACCCTGCCGGAGGGAGTTACCGGCCTCCATCTTCACAACCTGTGTGAAAGCAACTCCTACGACCTCGAAAAGACCCTGGAGGTTGTGGAGCAGAAATTCGGGCACTTTCTGACCCGGGTGGAGTGGCTGAACCTGGGGGGAGGACATCTGATGACTCACAAGGATTACGATGTGGAGCACCTGATCGGGTTGCTGCTCCGTTTCAGGGAGAAGTATCCCAACCTGGAGATTATCCTCGAGCCCGGCAGTGCGTTCACCTGGCAGACCGGAGTATTGGTGGCGGATGTGGCAGACATCGTGGAGAACGACGGCATCCTGACCGCCATGCTTAACGTCTCCTTCGCCTGTCATATGCCCGATTGTCTCGAAATGCCCTACAAGCCGAGAATCCGTGGGGCGTACCATGAACCGGTACCCGGGAAGCCGACCTACCGGATGGGCGGAAACAGTTGTCTGAGCGGCGATTTCATGGGCGACTGGTCGTTCGATGAACCGCTGAAGGTGGGGGATAAGGTGGTGTTCGAGGATATGATCCATTACACCATCGTAAAGACCACCATGTTCAACGGAGTGTCGCATCCCTCTATCGGACTCTGGACAAAGGAGAACGAGTTTCTACTCTACCGGCGATTCGGTTATGAGGATTATAAAAACCGGATGAGTTAA
- the clpB gene encoding ATP-dependent chaperone ClpB, which yields MNFNNFTIKSQEAVQKAIELAQANNQQMIEPAHLLKAVMLVGENVTGFLFQKLGVNVRNLETALNREIESYPRVSGGDPMLSRETNAVFQHSVDVANRMGDQFVALEHLLLAMISEKNGASQLMKNAGISQNGLETAIRELRKGEKVTSPSAEDTYQSLGKYAVNLNDRARNGKLDPVIGRDEEIRRVLQILSRRTKNNPILIGEPGTGKTAIAEGIAHRIVRGDVPENLKSKEIYSLDMGALIAGAKYKGEFEERLKSVVNEVVKADGEVILFIDEIHTLVGAGKSEGAMDAANILKPALARGELRAIGATTLDEYQKYFEKDKALERRFQTVMVDEPSEPDSISILRGLKERYENHHKVRIKDEAIIAAVQLSHRYITDRFLPDKAIDLMDEAAAKLRMEVDSVPYELDEIMRRIKQLEIEREAIRRENDTAKEEMLTRQIENLREEESVLKARWQSEKELINRIQQNKIDIEDAKFQAEKAEREGDYGKVAELRYGKIKEKEAEIEELKNRLHETQGDSAMIKEEVDAEDIAGVVSRWTGIPVTRMLQSEREKLLHLEEELHKRVVGQEEAITAVADAVRRNRAGLNDPKRPIGSFIFLGTTGVGKTELAKALADYLFDDENMMTRIDMSEYQEKFSATRLIGAPPGYVGYDEGGQLTEAIRRKPYSVVLFDEIEKAHPDVFNILLQVLDDGRLTDNKGRVVNFKNTIIIMTSNMGSALIRENFEKLTERNREEVVENTRNLVLSMLKQTIRPEFLNRIDDIIMFAPLKQEEIKQIVRIQLDGVKKMLAGNSITLEYTDEAVESIAEAGYDPEFGARPVKRVIQRKVLNQLSKDILSGKVDNSRPIVIDAIDENVYFRN from the coding sequence ATGAACTTCAATAACTTTACAATCAAGTCGCAGGAGGCAGTGCAAAAGGCCATCGAACTGGCTCAGGCCAACAATCAGCAGATGATTGAGCCTGCGCACCTGCTAAAAGCTGTAATGCTGGTTGGTGAAAACGTTACCGGCTTTCTGTTTCAGAAACTTGGCGTGAACGTGAGAAACCTGGAGACAGCATTGAATAGGGAGATCGAATCCTATCCGCGTGTTTCGGGTGGAGATCCGATGTTGAGTCGGGAGACCAATGCGGTCTTCCAGCATTCTGTGGATGTTGCGAACAGGATGGGCGACCAGTTTGTGGCGCTGGAACATCTTTTACTGGCGATGATCAGCGAGAAGAACGGTGCATCGCAATTGATGAAAAATGCCGGAATCTCGCAGAACGGGCTTGAGACTGCAATCAGGGAGTTGCGCAAAGGCGAGAAGGTGACCAGCCCGTCGGCAGAGGACACCTATCAATCCCTGGGGAAATACGCCGTTAACCTGAACGACAGGGCCAGGAACGGCAAACTCGACCCTGTGATCGGCCGTGATGAGGAGATTCGCCGTGTACTCCAGATCCTGAGCCGCCGCACCAAGAATAACCCCATTCTTATCGGCGAACCGGGAACGGGAAAGACCGCCATCGCCGAGGGTATCGCACACCGTATCGTTCGGGGAGACGTACCCGAGAACCTCAAAAGCAAGGAGATCTATTCACTCGATATGGGAGCCCTCATTGCCGGTGCCAAATATAAGGGGGAGTTCGAAGAGCGGTTGAAATCGGTAGTGAACGAGGTGGTGAAAGCCGATGGGGAAGTTATTCTCTTTATCGACGAGATTCATACCCTTGTAGGGGCTGGAAAAAGCGAAGGAGCCATGGATGCCGCAAACATCCTGAAGCCTGCGTTGGCCAGGGGTGAGTTGCGTGCGATAGGTGCCACCACGCTCGACGAATACCAGAAATATTTCGAGAAGGACAAGGCTCTTGAACGACGTTTCCAGACCGTGATGGTGGATGAACCGTCCGAGCCTGACAGCATCTCCATACTCCGTGGTTTGAAGGAGCGGTATGAAAACCACCACAAGGTGAGAATCAAGGATGAGGCGATCATCGCGGCGGTACAGTTGTCGCACCGGTATATTACCGACCGGTTCCTGCCGGACAAGGCGATCGACCTGATGGACGAGGCTGCTGCCAAGTTGCGGATGGAGGTAGACTCGGTACCGTATGAACTGGATGAGATCATGCGCCGTATCAAGCAGTTGGAGATCGAACGTGAAGCGATCCGTCGCGAAAACGATACGGCAAAGGAGGAGATGCTCACCAGGCAGATTGAGAACCTTCGCGAAGAGGAGAGTGTGCTGAAAGCACGGTGGCAATCGGAGAAGGAGCTGATCAACCGTATTCAGCAGAACAAGATCGACATAGAGGATGCCAAGTTCCAGGCAGAAAAGGCCGAGCGTGAAGGAGACTACGGAAAGGTTGCCGAACTGCGGTATGGAAAGATCAAGGAAAAGGAGGCCGAGATTGAAGAACTGAAGAACCGGTTGCATGAAACACAGGGCGACAGTGCCATGATCAAGGAGGAGGTGGATGCTGAAGATATCGCCGGCGTGGTTTCGCGTTGGACTGGAATCCCGGTGACCCGGATGCTGCAGAGCGAACGGGAGAAGCTGCTTCACCTGGAGGAGGAGTTGCATAAGCGGGTTGTTGGACAGGAAGAGGCCATTACAGCTGTTGCCGATGCCGTGCGCCGTAACCGTGCCGGATTGAATGATCCGAAACGGCCAATCGGCTCGTTCATCTTTCTGGGGACGACCGGGGTGGGTAAGACCGAGCTGGCAAAGGCGCTGGCCGACTACCTGTTCGACGACGAGAACATGATGACCCGTATCGACATGAGCGAGTATCAGGAGAAGTTCAGTGCAACCCGGCTGATCGGGGCACCTCCCGGATATGTCGGGTATGACGAGGGTGGACAGCTGACCGAGGCGATCCGGAGAAAACCCTATTCAGTGGTACTGTTCGACGAGATCGAAAAGGCTCATCCGGATGTCTTCAACATCCTGCTGCAGGTACTGGATGATGGCCGTCTGACCGACAACAAGGGGAGGGTGGTGAACTTCAAGAACACCATCATCATCATGACCTCCAATATGGGTTCAGCCCTGATCCGGGAGAACTTCGAGAAGCTGACCGAACGGAACCGCGAGGAGGTTGTGGAGAACACCAGGAACCTGGTGTTGAGCATGCTGAAGCAGACCATCCGTCCCGAGTTCCTGAACCGGATCGACGACATCATCATGTTTGCCCCGCTCAAACAGGAGGAGATCAAACAGATCGTCCGCATCCAGCTGGATGGGGTGAAAAAGATGCTTGCCGGCAACAGCATTACGCTGGAGTATACCGATGAGGCGGTAGAGAGCATCGCGGAAGCGGGCTACGATCCCGAGTTCGGGGCACGTCCTGTGAAACGGGTCATTCAGCGGAAGGTGCTGAACCAGTTGTCGAAGGATATCCTCTCAGGCAAGGTGGACAACTCCAGGCCGATTGTGATCGACGCTATAGACGAGAATGTCTATTTCAGGAACTAA
- the trhA gene encoding PAQR family membrane homeostasis protein TrhA, producing the protein MSNEKFYTPREEKANYLTHAAGVVMALVATIILIYKATVADNRWAMLAYSIFGFGMVACMLSSTLYHFVKEPKRKAQYRHFDHASIYLLIAASYSPFTLILLREEQFWGWLLFALVWSIAVVGIAISFGQLKRNSHLKTASYVIMGLVILIAFKPLIETANEKGCIEVVWWLVSGGLFYIAGAIIYATAGREFIHAIFHLFVLLGLACHIIGASIIPLG; encoded by the coding sequence ATGAGTAACGAAAAATTCTACACTCCAAGAGAGGAGAAGGCAAACTACCTCACCCACGCTGCCGGTGTCGTGATGGCGCTGGTTGCAACCATCATCCTGATCTACAAGGCAACCGTTGCCGATAACCGCTGGGCTATGCTCGCCTACTCCATTTTCGGCTTCGGAATGGTAGCCTGCATGCTCTCCTCCACCTTATACCATTTTGTGAAGGAGCCTAAGCGAAAGGCGCAGTATCGTCACTTCGACCATGCAAGTATCTACCTGCTGATTGCGGCCAGCTACTCGCCCTTTACGCTGATTCTGCTACGTGAGGAGCAGTTCTGGGGCTGGTTGCTGTTCGCACTGGTCTGGAGCATCGCTGTTGTAGGCATTGCCATCAGTTTTGGTCAACTGAAGAGAAACAGCCACCTGAAAACCGCATCTTACGTTATTATGGGCTTGGTGATTCTAATTGCCTTTAAACCGCTCATTGAAACTGCAAATGAAAAAGGGTGCATCGAGGTGGTCTGGTGGCTGGTATCGGGCGGGCTCTTCTACATTGCCGGTGCCATTATCTACGCTACGGCCGGGCGGGAGTTTATTCACGCCATATTTCATCTCTTTGTTCTCTTGGGACTGGCATGCCATATCATCGGCGCTTCTATCATTCCTCTTGGTTGA